In the genome of Cryptomeria japonica chromosome 8, Sugi_1.0, whole genome shotgun sequence, one region contains:
- the LOC131046937 gene encoding large ribosomal subunit protein uL14c-like, with protein MGSGKAKGSPEYWVSMVKPGRILYEISGVSETIARAAFQIVAYKMPIHTKFITSLRNMIQSQTYLNVADNSGARKLMCIRVLGAGNRNIANIGDIIIAIIKEVAPNMPLEESEVVRAVVIRTCKELKSSDGMIIRSDDNAAVVIDQKGNPRGTRVFGLVIEELRELNFTKIISLAPEVL; from the exons ATGGGTTCGGGGAAAGCCAAGGGATCTCCAGAATATTGGGTATCCATGGTCAAACCAGGTCGAATACTTTATGAAATAAGTGGAGTATCAGAGACTATAGCTAGAGCAGCTTTTCAAATCGTTGCGTATAAAATGCCTATACATACTAAATTTATTACTAGTTTGA GAAATATGATTCAGTCCCAAACTTACTTGAATGTAGCAGACAACAGTGGAGCCCGAAAATTAATGTGTATTCGAGTGCTAGGAGCAGGTAATCGTAACATCGCTAATATCGGCGATATTATCATCGCTATAATTAAAGAAGTAGCACCTAATATGCCTCTGGAAGAATCAGAGGTAGTTAGAGCCGTAGTTATACGTACGTGTAAAGAACTTAAAAGTAGTGATGGAATGATAATACGATCTGATGACAATGCAGCAGTTGTCATTGATCAGAAAGGAAATCCAAGAGGAACTCGAGTTTTTGGTTTAGTTATTGAGGAATTAAGAGAATTGAATTTCACCAAAATAATCTCATTGGCTCCTGAAGTATTATAA